The following proteins come from a genomic window of Solea solea chromosome 3, fSolSol10.1, whole genome shotgun sequence:
- the shroom4 gene encoding protein Shroom4 isoform X1 yields the protein METVEQLVSFHHIQVQLSGGAPWGFTLKGGLEHGEPLIITKMEDGGKAAACETLRVGDELININGSVLYGSRQEALILIKGSYRILKLTVRRRNVPLIRPHSWHLAKLSDLPLPPPPPPSPPPCLPSADSPPLPPPPPPPLPPQPAMQLHPAPYTLPWHTNDNSDLSMQWPQLSRPYSSTDRSSSLGSMESLDTPTPTAQPYSDSHNSPVDPALFNNKRDSAYSSFSASSNTSDYAAVPLRPEEACSMENLLQSLGPAGPLFPGADSSSTARTSCGEAPEEAQLNAHKSRSLTRPRPRPVEVKERPSSCCYESERRGGNSETIRGEEGGPEDRKMNPPQPPTRKESFRATQCRDHTASKRCTPTEISTDSSYCDENQSGELGTQNGDSAGKFREDALDSHFMQRQTEETRRIRCETSSEKDYTSDVNSDPLPDPVPVTSSNPESSPAVSSASSSALHRHSAPEKLLATQLQLLQFDNANTSDASSSQSFHPSHQTAGEEPNVSQNQLHPPSNKWDSSRCSTPGSVFLEGDRDDGEFNRRLEEKVVNGGALSPVQHLHPWGRSVSVPEEPSGSSAQEKLSSNQMLDSDFQPLSSAASMDTLVDEQRAADRRRGGEHDVEGETAVKRSNSSRNHRRNRRRSERFATNLRNEIQRKKAQLQRNRGPGDLLCSGETVQEEEGPDLHEDLAEPDMSVQDRSTNVALTSPEILQDDRTTEPAESSKADFIQDSSQTEQQPRTFSQNNNVSRSVQILDPGLPNFGVGIRVVEEPAPAGKARRWRWTPEHKLQPEPERQSRASGDRGLGVTGSRHGVCTFTTSSSSSSSYSRSSSCSRVDENDILPFADRMKFFEETSKGRSGPNVPGLSSRQPKKPETRNPPENQEPGFHPIQRRYSYQGGPQENYLLPDSLEVRRQSVSTSRERRRQEEREREREERLREQEREERLREREREERLREREREERLRERERELELERVRLMEREREERVRQWERERESELELQREREREEHLERGEDPRQEFHREFPHRENFQNLLHLQPQMFSQNQDPRSAFHRVSGVSVDNQQVLQQRTSSRSSTPTETFPTRKQETPKLNRNYSLTERDYPSRRRESRAAERVSHYMPLPPQSRCVSTDAGSDRGRSSLAPPAAPLALRGRAMSENDLRWSTSVSVATGQTLSEVEERKETTDSAHPNKKRTPPPPRPPPPKWEQFHRRRASHHALFSSSSAAAPPTFSAGPSPSEESRQRSYSLPPERQEVSEACPRCSCGQSQAQGHAFPPPPSNQSPALLDERSFAVAPPSPMFSRRSFRPVAPPQREKEQEEAESGAENGGSASTPESYFSMHHEQHQNPEPGAESETTLNPSPAHSLDVDLDVPMETDIDDFQEEELPAEAEPISSELPCFALPVTVLETDIDTLPDCDASVSSRTRAESGSVEEELETLEGSRETLSLEELFPQSSEGESGTESWRGTYQNMENNTDSLERRSGASSSCSSYYSTSAAKAQLLSQMKDFSENRERNEDDELTYKKQLMESLRKKLGVLREAQRGLQDDIRANTQLGDEVENMVVSVCKPNEVEKFRMFIGDLDKVVSLLLSLSGRLLRVETTLETLDHETEDHERLPLLEKKHQLMRQLSEAQDLKDHVDRREQVVSRVLARCLSPEQHRDYSHFVKMKAALLVEQRQLEDKIRLGEEQLRGLRESLGLGLGLGLGLGMSMGYGQY from the exons ATGGAGACCGTGGAGCAGCTCGTGTCCTTCCACCACATTCAGGTCCAGTTGAGCGGGGGCGCGCCCTGGGGGTTCACGCTGAAAGGAGGACTGGAGCACGGAGAACCGCTCATCATCACCAAA aTGGAGGACGGAGGGAAAGCGGCGGCGTGTGAGACGCTGAGAGTGGGCGACGAGCTGATCAACATCAACGGCTCAGTGCTGTACGGCAGCAGACAGGAGGCGCTCATCCTCATCAAGGGCTCGTACAGGATCCTGAAGCTCACAGTGAGGAG ACGGAACGTTCCTCTCATCCGTCCTCACTCCTGGCACCTGGCAAAGCTGTCCgaccttcctcttcctccccctcctcccccgtctcctcctccctgcctccccTCCGCCGactcccctcctcttcctcctccacctcctcctcctcttcctcctcagcctgCCATGCAGCTCCACCCCGCTCCTTACACGTTACCCTGGCACACGAACGACAACAG tGACTTGTCCATGCAGTGGCCTCAGTTGTCCAGACCTTACTCCTCCACTGACCGCAGCAGCTCACTGGGCTCCATGGAGAGCTTGGACACGCCCACACCCACCGCTCAGCCATACTCCGACTCCCACAATTCACCTGTGGACCCCGCCCTCTTCAACAACAAGAGAGACTCCGCCTACAGCTCCTTCTCCGCCAGCTCGAACACATCGGATTACGCCGCAGTGCCTCTCAGACCAGAGGAAGCCTGCTCCATGGAGAACCTGCTCCAGAGTCTGGGACCAGCTGGTCCTCTCTTCCCCGGTGCTGAttcctcctccactgccagGACGTCCTGCGGTGAAGCTCCAGAAGAAGCACAGCTGAATGCCCACAAGTCCAGGTCTCTGACCAGGCCGAGGCCGAGGCCCGTGGAGGTCAAAGAGCGTCCGTCATCCTGCTGTTACGAGTCAGAGCGAAGAGGAGGAAACTCGGAGACCATCAGAGGTGAAGAAGGAGGACCAGAGGACAGAAAAATGAATCCACCTCAACCTCCAACCAGGAAGGAGAGTTTCAGAGCAACGCAGTGTCGTGACCACACGGCTAGCAAACGCTGCACTCCAACTGAAATCTCCACTGATTCTTCTTACTGTGATGAAAACCAGTCCGGAGAATTGGGAACTCAAAACGGCGACAGCGCGGGGAAGTTCAGAGAAGACGCGTTAGATTCTCACTTTATGCAAAGACAGACTGAAGAAACGAGACGGATCAGATGTGAAACTAGTTCTGAGAAAGACTACACTTCAGATGTAAACTCAGATCCTCTTCCTGATCCGGTCCCCGTCACCTCCTCCAATCCCGAGTCCTCACCGGCAGTATCTTCTGCCTCCTCCTCGGCTCTGCACCGACACAGCGCTCCTGAGAAACTCCTCGCTACACAACTTCAGTTATTACAGTTTGACAACGCAAACACCTCTGATGCCTCCAGCAGTCAGTCCTTCCATCCCTCACACCAGACTGCAGGAGAAGAACCCAATGTCTCTCAGAACCAACTCCATCCCCCATCAAATAAATGGGACAGCAGCCGCTGCTCCACTCCAGGATCCGTCTTCTTGGAAGGAGATCGTGATGATGGTGAGTTCAATCGCAGGCTGGAGGAGAAGGTTGTAAACGGTGGCGCTCTCTCACCGGTTCAGCATCTTCATCCTTGGGGTCGTTCTGTGAGCGTACCAGAGGAACCCAGTGGATCCTCGGCTCAGGAGAAGCTGAGCTCCAACCAAATGCTGGACAGCGATTTTCAGCCTCTGAGTTCTGCTGCCAGCATGGACACATTAGTGGATGAGCAGAGAGCGGCAGACAGAAGGAGAGGTGGAGAGCACGATGTAGAAGGAGAGACAGCAGTGAAGAGGTCGAATTCGTCAAGGAACCACAGGAGGAACCGTCGACGCAGCGAGCGATTCGCCACCAACCTTCGCAACGAGATCCAGAGAAAAAAGGCTCAGCTTCAGAGGAACCGAGGCCCAGGAGATTTACTCTGCAGTGGAGAGACGGTTCAGGAGGAAGAGGGTCCAGATCTTCATGAAGACCTGGCAGAACCAGACATGTCTGTCCAGGACAGAAGCACCAATGTGGCATTGACTTCACCTGAGATCCTTCAGGATGACAGGACCACAGAACCCGCTGAGAGTTCAAAGGCCGATTTCATCCAGGATTCCTCACAAACTGAACAACAACCAAGAACCTTCTCTCAGAACAACAACGTGTCCAGGTCTGTTCAGATTCTGGATCCAGGTTTACCCAACTTTGGTGTGGGCATCAGAGTGGTTGAAGAACCTGCTCCTGCAGGTAAAGCTCGCCGTTGGCGCTGGACGCCTGAACATAAACTGCAACCAGAACCAGAACGGCAGAGTCGAGCCTCTGGTGATCGAGGGTTAGGAGTCACTGGGTCACGACATGGAGTTTGTAccttcaccacctcctcctcctcctcatcttcctacAGTCGCTCCTCCTCATGTTCACGCGTGGACGAGAACGATATCCTTCCATTTGCAGATAGAATGAAGTTCTTTGAGGAGACGAGCAAAGGAAGGTCTGGACCAAACGTTCCAGGTTTGTCGAGTCGTCAGCCGAAGAAACCAGAAACCAGAAACCCTCCTGAGAACCAGGAACCTGGGTTTCACCCAATACAGAGGAGATACTCCTACCAGGGAGGACCACAGGAAAACTACCTCCTCCCAGACAGTCTGGAGGTCAGAAGACAATCCGTGTCCaccagcagagagaggaggagacaagaggagagggaacgagagagggaggagaggctGAGGGaacaagagagggaggagaggctgagggagcgagagagggaggagaggctgagggagcgagagagggaggagaggctaagggagcgagagagggagttAGAACTGGAGAGGGTGAGGCTCAtggagagggagcgagaggagagggtgaggcagtgggaaagagagagggagagcgagctcgagctgcagagagagcgagaacgAGAGGAACATCTCGAGCGAGGAGAAGATCCTCGTCAGGAGTTTCATCGCGAGTTCCCACACAGAGAAAACTTCCAgaacctcctccacctccagccTCAGATGTTCTCCCAGAACCAGGACCCGAGGTCAGCGTTTCACCGCGTCAGTGGTGTTTCTGTGGATAACCAGCAGGTTCTACAACAGAGAACCAGCAGCAGGAGCTCCACGCCCACTGAG ACGTTTCCcaccaggaaacaggaaacgcCCAAACTCAACAGGAACTACAGTCTGACTGAGAG AGATTATCCGAGCCGGAGACGAGAGTCCAGGGCGGCAGAGCGTGTCAGTCATTACATGCCCCTCCCACCCCAGAGTcgctgtgtctccacagacgcGGGAAGCGATCGCGGCAGGTCGTCGCTCGCCCCCCCGGCGGCGCCGCTCGCTCTGCGAGGACGAGCCATGTCTGAGAACGACCTCCGCTGGTCGACCTCCGTCTCCGTGGCGACTGGTCAGACGCTGAGTGaggtggaggaaagaaaagagacgACAGACTCCGCCCACCCGAATAAAAAGAGGACCCCGCCTCCCCCAAGACCGCCGCCCCCAAAGTGGGAGCAGTTCCACCGCAGACGTGCGTCTCACCAcgccctcttctcctcctcctccgctgcaGCCCCTCCcaccttctctgctggcccctCCCCCTCTGAAGAGTCCAGGCAGCGGTCGTACAGTCTTCCTCCTGAGAGACAGGAAGTGTCGGAGGCTTGTCCTCGCTGCAGCTGCGGCCAATCGCAGGCGCAGGGCCACGCCTTCCCTCCCCCGCCGTCCAATCAGAGTCCCGCACTGCTCGACGAGCGCTCTTTCGCTGTAGCTCCGCCCAGTCCCATGTTCTCCAGACGTTCCTTCAGGCCGGTGGCTCCGCcccagagagagaaggagcaggaggaggcggagtcagggGCAGAAAACGGAGGCTCAGCTTCAACCCCAGAGTCGTACTTCTCCATGCACCATGAGCAGCATCAGAATCCAGAACCGGGAGCAGAATCAGAGACCACCCTGAACCCGAGTCCCGCCCACAGCCTGGACGTCGACCTGGACGTTCCCATGGAGACGGACATCGACGACttccaggaggaggagcttccTGCGGAGGCGGAGCCCATCAGCAGCGAGCTGCCGTGCTTCGCTCTGCCGGTCACCGTCCTGGAGACGGACATCGACACTTTACCAGACTGTGACGCTTCAGTGTCGAGCAGAACCCGAGCAGAGAGCGGCtcagtggaggaggagctggagacactagagggcagcagagaGACGCTGAGTCTGGAGGAGCTTTTCCCTCAGAGCAGTGAAGGAGAGTCAGGAACAGAGAGCTGGAGAGGAACCTACCAGAACATGGAGAACAACACTGACAGTCTGGAGAG ACGCTCGGGTGCGAGCTCCAGCTGTTCGTCTTATTACAGCACGTCAGCAGCTAAAGCTCAGCTTCTGTCTCAGATGAAAGACTTCAGtgagaacagagagaggaaCGAAGACGACGAGCTGACATACAAG AAACAGCTGATGGAGAGTTTGCGCAAGAAGCTCGGAGTTCTGAGAGAAGCTCAGCGAGGACTTCAGGACGACATCAGAGCCAACACTCAGCTGGGGGACGAG gtggaGAACATGGTGGTGTCGGTGTGTAAACCTAACGAGGTGGAGAAGTTCCGCATGTTCATTGGAGATCTGGACAAGGTGGTGAGTttgctgctgtcactgtcagGGAGGCTGCTGAGGGTGGAGACCACACTGGAGACTCTGGACCACGAGACCGAGGACCACGAGAGg CTCCCCCTGCTGGAGAAGAAGCATCAGCTCATGCGGCAGCTGTCAGAGGCTCAGGACCTGAAGGATCACGTCGACCGTCGGGAACAAGTCGTCAGTCGAGTTCTGGCCCGGTGTTTGTCACCAGAACAACACCGAGActacag tcactTTGTGAAGATGAAGGCCGCTCTCCTGGTCGAGCAGCGTCAGCTGGAAGATAAGATTCGTCTGGGAGAAGAACAGCTGAGGGGCCTGAGGGAGAGTCTGGGACTGGGACTGGGACTGGGATTAGGATTGGGAATGTCGATGGGATACGGACAGTATTGA
- the shroom4 gene encoding protein Shroom4 isoform X2: MQLHPAPYTLPWHTNDNSDLSMQWPQLSRPYSSTDRSSSLGSMESLDTPTPTAQPYSDSHNSPVDPALFNNKRDSAYSSFSASSNTSDYAAVPLRPEEACSMENLLQSLGPAGPLFPGADSSSTARTSCGEAPEEAQLNAHKSRSLTRPRPRPVEVKERPSSCCYESERRGGNSETIRGEEGGPEDRKMNPPQPPTRKESFRATQCRDHTASKRCTPTEISTDSSYCDENQSGELGTQNGDSAGKFREDALDSHFMQRQTEETRRIRCETSSEKDYTSDVNSDPLPDPVPVTSSNPESSPAVSSASSSALHRHSAPEKLLATQLQLLQFDNANTSDASSSQSFHPSHQTAGEEPNVSQNQLHPPSNKWDSSRCSTPGSVFLEGDRDDGEFNRRLEEKVVNGGALSPVQHLHPWGRSVSVPEEPSGSSAQEKLSSNQMLDSDFQPLSSAASMDTLVDEQRAADRRRGGEHDVEGETAVKRSNSSRNHRRNRRRSERFATNLRNEIQRKKAQLQRNRGPGDLLCSGETVQEEEGPDLHEDLAEPDMSVQDRSTNVALTSPEILQDDRTTEPAESSKADFIQDSSQTEQQPRTFSQNNNVSRSVQILDPGLPNFGVGIRVVEEPAPAGKARRWRWTPEHKLQPEPERQSRASGDRGLGVTGSRHGVCTFTTSSSSSSSYSRSSSCSRVDENDILPFADRMKFFEETSKGRSGPNVPGLSSRQPKKPETRNPPENQEPGFHPIQRRYSYQGGPQENYLLPDSLEVRRQSVSTSRERRRQEEREREREERLREQEREERLREREREERLREREREERLRERERELELERVRLMEREREERVRQWERERESELELQREREREEHLERGEDPRQEFHREFPHRENFQNLLHLQPQMFSQNQDPRSAFHRVSGVSVDNQQVLQQRTSSRSSTPTETFPTRKQETPKLNRNYSLTERDYPSRRRESRAAERVSHYMPLPPQSRCVSTDAGSDRGRSSLAPPAAPLALRGRAMSENDLRWSTSVSVATGQTLSEVEERKETTDSAHPNKKRTPPPPRPPPPKWEQFHRRRASHHALFSSSSAAAPPTFSAGPSPSEESRQRSYSLPPERQEVSEACPRCSCGQSQAQGHAFPPPPSNQSPALLDERSFAVAPPSPMFSRRSFRPVAPPQREKEQEEAESGAENGGSASTPESYFSMHHEQHQNPEPGAESETTLNPSPAHSLDVDLDVPMETDIDDFQEEELPAEAEPISSELPCFALPVTVLETDIDTLPDCDASVSSRTRAESGSVEEELETLEGSRETLSLEELFPQSSEGESGTESWRGTYQNMENNTDSLERRSGASSSCSSYYSTSAAKAQLLSQMKDFSENRERNEDDELTYKKQLMESLRKKLGVLREAQRGLQDDIRANTQLGDEVENMVVSVCKPNEVEKFRMFIGDLDKVVSLLLSLSGRLLRVETTLETLDHETEDHERLPLLEKKHQLMRQLSEAQDLKDHVDRREQVVSRVLARCLSPEQHRDYSHFVKMKAALLVEQRQLEDKIRLGEEQLRGLRESLGLGLGLGLGLGMSMGYGQY, from the exons ATGCAGCTCCACCCCGCTCCTTACACGTTACCCTGGCACACGAACGACAACAG tGACTTGTCCATGCAGTGGCCTCAGTTGTCCAGACCTTACTCCTCCACTGACCGCAGCAGCTCACTGGGCTCCATGGAGAGCTTGGACACGCCCACACCCACCGCTCAGCCATACTCCGACTCCCACAATTCACCTGTGGACCCCGCCCTCTTCAACAACAAGAGAGACTCCGCCTACAGCTCCTTCTCCGCCAGCTCGAACACATCGGATTACGCCGCAGTGCCTCTCAGACCAGAGGAAGCCTGCTCCATGGAGAACCTGCTCCAGAGTCTGGGACCAGCTGGTCCTCTCTTCCCCGGTGCTGAttcctcctccactgccagGACGTCCTGCGGTGAAGCTCCAGAAGAAGCACAGCTGAATGCCCACAAGTCCAGGTCTCTGACCAGGCCGAGGCCGAGGCCCGTGGAGGTCAAAGAGCGTCCGTCATCCTGCTGTTACGAGTCAGAGCGAAGAGGAGGAAACTCGGAGACCATCAGAGGTGAAGAAGGAGGACCAGAGGACAGAAAAATGAATCCACCTCAACCTCCAACCAGGAAGGAGAGTTTCAGAGCAACGCAGTGTCGTGACCACACGGCTAGCAAACGCTGCACTCCAACTGAAATCTCCACTGATTCTTCTTACTGTGATGAAAACCAGTCCGGAGAATTGGGAACTCAAAACGGCGACAGCGCGGGGAAGTTCAGAGAAGACGCGTTAGATTCTCACTTTATGCAAAGACAGACTGAAGAAACGAGACGGATCAGATGTGAAACTAGTTCTGAGAAAGACTACACTTCAGATGTAAACTCAGATCCTCTTCCTGATCCGGTCCCCGTCACCTCCTCCAATCCCGAGTCCTCACCGGCAGTATCTTCTGCCTCCTCCTCGGCTCTGCACCGACACAGCGCTCCTGAGAAACTCCTCGCTACACAACTTCAGTTATTACAGTTTGACAACGCAAACACCTCTGATGCCTCCAGCAGTCAGTCCTTCCATCCCTCACACCAGACTGCAGGAGAAGAACCCAATGTCTCTCAGAACCAACTCCATCCCCCATCAAATAAATGGGACAGCAGCCGCTGCTCCACTCCAGGATCCGTCTTCTTGGAAGGAGATCGTGATGATGGTGAGTTCAATCGCAGGCTGGAGGAGAAGGTTGTAAACGGTGGCGCTCTCTCACCGGTTCAGCATCTTCATCCTTGGGGTCGTTCTGTGAGCGTACCAGAGGAACCCAGTGGATCCTCGGCTCAGGAGAAGCTGAGCTCCAACCAAATGCTGGACAGCGATTTTCAGCCTCTGAGTTCTGCTGCCAGCATGGACACATTAGTGGATGAGCAGAGAGCGGCAGACAGAAGGAGAGGTGGAGAGCACGATGTAGAAGGAGAGACAGCAGTGAAGAGGTCGAATTCGTCAAGGAACCACAGGAGGAACCGTCGACGCAGCGAGCGATTCGCCACCAACCTTCGCAACGAGATCCAGAGAAAAAAGGCTCAGCTTCAGAGGAACCGAGGCCCAGGAGATTTACTCTGCAGTGGAGAGACGGTTCAGGAGGAAGAGGGTCCAGATCTTCATGAAGACCTGGCAGAACCAGACATGTCTGTCCAGGACAGAAGCACCAATGTGGCATTGACTTCACCTGAGATCCTTCAGGATGACAGGACCACAGAACCCGCTGAGAGTTCAAAGGCCGATTTCATCCAGGATTCCTCACAAACTGAACAACAACCAAGAACCTTCTCTCAGAACAACAACGTGTCCAGGTCTGTTCAGATTCTGGATCCAGGTTTACCCAACTTTGGTGTGGGCATCAGAGTGGTTGAAGAACCTGCTCCTGCAGGTAAAGCTCGCCGTTGGCGCTGGACGCCTGAACATAAACTGCAACCAGAACCAGAACGGCAGAGTCGAGCCTCTGGTGATCGAGGGTTAGGAGTCACTGGGTCACGACATGGAGTTTGTAccttcaccacctcctcctcctcctcatcttcctacAGTCGCTCCTCCTCATGTTCACGCGTGGACGAGAACGATATCCTTCCATTTGCAGATAGAATGAAGTTCTTTGAGGAGACGAGCAAAGGAAGGTCTGGACCAAACGTTCCAGGTTTGTCGAGTCGTCAGCCGAAGAAACCAGAAACCAGAAACCCTCCTGAGAACCAGGAACCTGGGTTTCACCCAATACAGAGGAGATACTCCTACCAGGGAGGACCACAGGAAAACTACCTCCTCCCAGACAGTCTGGAGGTCAGAAGACAATCCGTGTCCaccagcagagagaggaggagacaagaggagagggaacgagagagggaggagaggctGAGGGaacaagagagggaggagaggctgagggagcgagagagggaggagaggctgagggagcgagagagggaggagaggctaagggagcgagagagggagttAGAACTGGAGAGGGTGAGGCTCAtggagagggagcgagaggagagggtgaggcagtgggaaagagagagggagagcgagctcgagctgcagagagagcgagaacgAGAGGAACATCTCGAGCGAGGAGAAGATCCTCGTCAGGAGTTTCATCGCGAGTTCCCACACAGAGAAAACTTCCAgaacctcctccacctccagccTCAGATGTTCTCCCAGAACCAGGACCCGAGGTCAGCGTTTCACCGCGTCAGTGGTGTTTCTGTGGATAACCAGCAGGTTCTACAACAGAGAACCAGCAGCAGGAGCTCCACGCCCACTGAG ACGTTTCCcaccaggaaacaggaaacgcCCAAACTCAACAGGAACTACAGTCTGACTGAGAG AGATTATCCGAGCCGGAGACGAGAGTCCAGGGCGGCAGAGCGTGTCAGTCATTACATGCCCCTCCCACCCCAGAGTcgctgtgtctccacagacgcGGGAAGCGATCGCGGCAGGTCGTCGCTCGCCCCCCCGGCGGCGCCGCTCGCTCTGCGAGGACGAGCCATGTCTGAGAACGACCTCCGCTGGTCGACCTCCGTCTCCGTGGCGACTGGTCAGACGCTGAGTGaggtggaggaaagaaaagagacgACAGACTCCGCCCACCCGAATAAAAAGAGGACCCCGCCTCCCCCAAGACCGCCGCCCCCAAAGTGGGAGCAGTTCCACCGCAGACGTGCGTCTCACCAcgccctcttctcctcctcctccgctgcaGCCCCTCCcaccttctctgctggcccctCCCCCTCTGAAGAGTCCAGGCAGCGGTCGTACAGTCTTCCTCCTGAGAGACAGGAAGTGTCGGAGGCTTGTCCTCGCTGCAGCTGCGGCCAATCGCAGGCGCAGGGCCACGCCTTCCCTCCCCCGCCGTCCAATCAGAGTCCCGCACTGCTCGACGAGCGCTCTTTCGCTGTAGCTCCGCCCAGTCCCATGTTCTCCAGACGTTCCTTCAGGCCGGTGGCTCCGCcccagagagagaaggagcaggaggaggcggagtcagggGCAGAAAACGGAGGCTCAGCTTCAACCCCAGAGTCGTACTTCTCCATGCACCATGAGCAGCATCAGAATCCAGAACCGGGAGCAGAATCAGAGACCACCCTGAACCCGAGTCCCGCCCACAGCCTGGACGTCGACCTGGACGTTCCCATGGAGACGGACATCGACGACttccaggaggaggagcttccTGCGGAGGCGGAGCCCATCAGCAGCGAGCTGCCGTGCTTCGCTCTGCCGGTCACCGTCCTGGAGACGGACATCGACACTTTACCAGACTGTGACGCTTCAGTGTCGAGCAGAACCCGAGCAGAGAGCGGCtcagtggaggaggagctggagacactagagggcagcagagaGACGCTGAGTCTGGAGGAGCTTTTCCCTCAGAGCAGTGAAGGAGAGTCAGGAACAGAGAGCTGGAGAGGAACCTACCAGAACATGGAGAACAACACTGACAGTCTGGAGAG ACGCTCGGGTGCGAGCTCCAGCTGTTCGTCTTATTACAGCACGTCAGCAGCTAAAGCTCAGCTTCTGTCTCAGATGAAAGACTTCAGtgagaacagagagaggaaCGAAGACGACGAGCTGACATACAAG AAACAGCTGATGGAGAGTTTGCGCAAGAAGCTCGGAGTTCTGAGAGAAGCTCAGCGAGGACTTCAGGACGACATCAGAGCCAACACTCAGCTGGGGGACGAG gtggaGAACATGGTGGTGTCGGTGTGTAAACCTAACGAGGTGGAGAAGTTCCGCATGTTCATTGGAGATCTGGACAAGGTGGTGAGTttgctgctgtcactgtcagGGAGGCTGCTGAGGGTGGAGACCACACTGGAGACTCTGGACCACGAGACCGAGGACCACGAGAGg CTCCCCCTGCTGGAGAAGAAGCATCAGCTCATGCGGCAGCTGTCAGAGGCTCAGGACCTGAAGGATCACGTCGACCGTCGGGAACAAGTCGTCAGTCGAGTTCTGGCCCGGTGTTTGTCACCAGAACAACACCGAGActacag tcactTTGTGAAGATGAAGGCCGCTCTCCTGGTCGAGCAGCGTCAGCTGGAAGATAAGATTCGTCTGGGAGAAGAACAGCTGAGGGGCCTGAGGGAGAGTCTGGGACTGGGACTGGGACTGGGATTAGGATTGGGAATGTCGATGGGATACGGACAGTATTGA